CGGCTGCTGAACGCGTCGGACGACGAGCGCCCCGAGGCGCCGGCCGTCGTCGTCGTGAACCAGGCGCTCGTGAAGCGCGACTTCCACGGCGAGAACCCGGTGGGCCGCCGCTTCTACACGAGCGACACGTCGTTCGCGACGATCGTCGGCGTGGTGAGCGACATCCGCAACATGGGTCCTGCCACGGATCCGCAGCCGGAGATGTACTGGACGTACCGCCAATCGGGGCTCGGCAGCTCGTCGTTCCCGCTCGTGATCCGCGTGCGCGGCGAGGACCCGACGGCGGTCACCGGCGAGGTGCGCGCGGCGCTGCGGCGGATCGACTCGCAGGCCGCGGTGTCGCAGGAGCGCGCGATGCCGGACGTGATGGCGAAGGCGTTAGGCCGCCCGCGCTTCTACTTCAGCCTCCTCGGCACGTTCGCCGGCGTCGCGCTGCTGCTCGCGCTCGCCGGGCTGTACGGGGTGCTGAGCTACGTCGTCGCGCAGCGCACCCGGGAGCTCGGGATCCGCACGGCGCTCGGCAGCTCGTCGGTGGGGCTCGTGGCGCTCGTCACGCGCGACGGGCTCGCGCTCGTCGTCGCCGGAGTCGTGCTCGGCCTCGCGGGCGGCGCGGGCGTGACGCGGCTCATGGAGTTCATGCTCTACGGCGTGAGCCCGCTCGACGTCGTCGCGTGGTCCGGCGCCGCGCTCCTCATGATCGCCGCCGGTGCGCTGGCCACGCTCGTCCCGGCGCGGCGCGCCACGCGCGTCGACCCGACGATCGCGATGCGGGCGGAGTGAACGGGGCTGACTAACGGCCGGTCGTCCGCAGATTGCGCAGATTTCGCAGACCGCTCTTCACCAGCGCTGCGGAATCTGCGTAATCTGCGGACCACCTGTGCCGTCGACTCAGCGCCCGAGACATGCCCCGCGCCTACGACAAGAGCTACTTCGACAAGTTCTACCGCGCCTCCGACACCCGCGTGCGCTCGGCCGCGGAAGTGGAGCGCATGATCCGGTTCGTGCTGTTCACCGCGGACTACGTGCTCGGCCGCCCCGTGCGCTCGGTGCTCGACGTCGGCGCGGGCGAGGGGAACTGGCTGCCGGTGCTGCGAAAGCTGCGGCCGCGCATCCACTACCAGGGCGTGGACCCGAGCGCGTACGCGGTGCGCCGCTTCGGCGCGCGGCGCAACATCCTGCTCGGCGGCGTGGGCTCGCTCGACCAGCTGCCGCTGCGCGACGGCTACGACCTCGTGGTCGCGAACGGTGTGCTGAACTACCTGTCGCCCGATGCGCTGCGCGATGGACTCCCGCAGATCGTTCGCCGCGCCGACGGCATGCTGTACCTCGAGATCTTCACCGACACCGACGACATCACCGGCGACACGCGCTTCGGGCAGCTCGAGTCGGCGGCGCACTATCGTACGCTGCTGAAGCGCGCGGGGCTCGTCGGGTTGGGCATGCACTGCTACCTGCGCCGCGCGCTCGAGGGACGGCTCGCGGCGCTCGAGCGATCGATGTGAGCAGTGGCTGCGTGGCGCCTAACGCAGCGACGAAGCCACGCAGCCACGCAGCCACGCAGCCACTACTCACACCCACGCCGCGAGCAGCAGCCACGCCGCGATCGCGAGCCCGAAGCCGACCTTGAGCGCGGCCCCGGCGGCGCGGCCGAGCAGCGCGCCCCACGCGACGCGCGTCGCCGTGCCCGCGCCGCTGCCGCGGTTCGACATCTCCGCGATGAACGCGCCGGCGAACGCGCCGAGGAACGCGCCGATCACCGAGCCGACGATCGGGATCGGGATGCCGGCGAACGCGCCGAGGAAGCCGCCGACGATCGCGCCCCAGCCGGCGCGCCGCGACCCGCCGTACTTGCGCGCGAACCGCGCCGCGAGCGTGAAGTCGAGGATCTCGGAGACGATCCCGAGCGCCACGGTGCCGACGAGCGTCGGCCAGCCGATCGGCCCGGCGATCGCCCCGACGGTGAGCGCGTTGTAGCCGACCGCGGCGGCGATCATCACCCACAGCCCGGGGAGGCCGAGGGGGATCATCACGATGGAGACGAGCAGGACGAGCGCGAGGAGCAGGAGGCCCATGGTGGTCTCGGACGGTACCGGCGTCGCCGGCGGCGCGCCGGCCCTTCTCCCTACGCGAGACGGGTGCCCCGGGTTCAGACGGGGTCAGACGACGTCGGTCCGCTCCACGCCGGGGATCTCGAGGATCACGTCCGCCCCGTAGGCGCGCGACGGCGTGTGGAACCCCGGCGGCGCGTCGCCGCCTAACGCCTTCGCCGCGAGGTGCACCGCGGTGCGCGCGGTGAGCGTGTACGCCTCGGGCCCGCGCAGCCGCGCCTCGACGCGCCGTCCGTCGGTGGCGACGGCCTCGCCCCACAGCAGGCTCGTGCCGCGCGCGCGGGCGGCCGCGTCGGGGCCCGGCGCGCCCCGGCGCACGCGCCGCGCGAGCGCCCCGCGCACGACGCCGCTCCTGAGCAGTGGCGCCATCCATCGTCCCCACCGCATCGCGCGGCGGACCGCGGGCGCCATCGTCATGTAGACCTCGACGTCGGGCATCCCGGTGCTGTGCCACGCGGTCGACACGTCGCCCCACGGGATCGTCGTCGCGTCCCGGACGCGGCCGTCGCCGAAGTCGATGCGCCGCGTGCGCCACGCGGGCGGCACCGGCACGATGCGTCCGCCGCGCCGCACCGCGCCCGGCGTGCCGAGGTTCGCGACGGTGGTCAGCAGCGTGCCACGCGACATGCCGCCGAGCGCGCGGAAGGCGAGCGCGAGGCGCGTCGCGTCGGGGAGCCTGCGCGCGAGGTGCGCGGCGAGGCAGTCCGACGGCACCACGTCGAACCCGACGCCGGGGAGCAGCATCACGCCCGCGGCGCGCGCCTCCGCGTCGCGCGCGGCGAGCCGCTCGAAGACGAGGATCTCGCCGGTGATGTCGAGGTAGTGCGCGCCGCGGCGGAGGCACGCGTCGGACATCGCCTTCCATGTCTGCGCGAACGGCCCCGCGCAGTGCAGCACGACCGTCGCTCCGTCGAGCGCGCGGTCGAGGGCCGCGGCGTCGTCGAGCGCCGCGGCGCGCCACGCGAGGCCTAACGGCTCCGCCTGCGCCCGCACCGCGTCGCCATTCCGCGCGGCGAGCACGGGCCGCAGCCCGCGCGCGACCGCCTCGTCGACGATCAGGCGGCCGGTGTAGCCGGGAGAGCCGTAGATCAGGAGCACCGTGATCCGCGGTCAGCTCAGCCGAGCAACGAGCTCGTGAGCCAGAACGGCCGCCCGCCGAGCATGTCGACGCGCGTGACGTCGTCGTCGTACGTCTCCGTCGTGATGCCGGCGACGGTGCCCGACGTGCCGACGCGCTGCTTCAGCTGCCAGCCGCGCGGGAGCGGCTCCTGGTCCGCGTTCACGTTGTACGCGCCCCAGTAGTGGCGGAACGCGAGGTCGCGGTACAGCTGCGTGGCGCCGAGTCCGGGCGAGTCGCCGACGTACAGGCCCGGTGCGTAGCCGGCGTCGCGCACCGCGTGGTGCCATGCGTTGCAGTACTGGATGACGTCGAATGCGGTCGCGTCGTCGCTCACCCCCTCGAGGTCGCACCACACGCTGACCCCCGTGGGCACGCCGATCTGCCATGTGAACCGCGCCGCGTTCGCGCCGTACTCGGCGCCGAGGGCGCGGCTCGGGAGCCAGCCCGGGTTGAGGACGTGCTGCACGATCATGAGCGCCAGCCCGGCGTCGAGGATCGTGCGCGCCTCGCGGTGCGACAGGTCGCGCGCCGGGTTCATCGCCGTGCGCCCGACGTAGCGAACGCAGAAGTGGTAGCCGCGGTCGCGGAACGCCTGCGCCGCCGCGGCGGTGAGCGGCGTGTCCACGTCGAACCCCCGGACGCCGGCGGGCGCCGCCTCCACGGTGCCGGGGAGGGAGGTGACCGCGGTGAACGTGGTGTCGGCCGCGCCAGTGGTAGAGGCCGGGTCGGGGCTCATGCGCGCTCCCGTGTGAGTGGTGGCTCCACGTTTCCATCCCGCTCCGAACCGGTCAACTCGGGACCGGATCGGCGCCGGATCGGCGCCGGATCGGCGCTGGATCGCCACCGGCGTGATCGGATCCGGCGCGCTGCCGCGTATGGCACCGTCGAGGGGAAGAACGTCCCGAGGCCGGGGATCCGCCGTGAGACTCGTGGGCCGGTCGATGCGTTATCTGGCGGCCGGAGCCGTAGTTACGAACTCGGAGCATGCCCGTCTTAGGGGTACGTGCGTGACACGGTCTTCACGGTCCCGCGCGTCGAACGTCTTCCATCCGCCGCGTGCGCCACTTCCGGCGTGCCGGCCCCGCCGTCGCCGTCGCTTCGCTCCTCCTCTGACGCCATGACCACTACGCTCCGGTCGGCGCTGCCGACCTACGTCGCCCCGACCCTCGGCGCGCGCATCACGCTCCCGGCGTCGTCCACCGACGAGGCGGTGCGTGGCTCCGGCCGCCAGGTCCGCATCCTCCGGGCGCCGTCGCTCGGCGAGCTGCGCGAGCTCGTGACGCGCGAGATCCGGGCGTTCGCGATGACGTTCGTCGGCGAGACCCGCGCGCAGCGCAAGCGCGGCGAGTTCGCTGGGAAGACCGCGTACATGGCGATCGCCGCGGGCGTGCTGGCGAAGCTCGACGCGGGCGATTTCGTCGGCGCGGTCACGGCCCACGTGGAGGGCTTCGGCCTCGGCGTCGTGCTCCCGCCCCAGCTCGGCGGCGCGATCGGCGAGTGCTTCGAGCTCCCGGCGCCGGTCGACAAGCGCAAGCTCGTGCTCGACGAGGAGGCCGCGGTGGAGGAGGAGGTCGCGGAGCGGACGGAGGAGCTGACGCTGGTGACGGCCGAGTCGCCGCTGCCGCCGGCCCCGGCCCCGGACCGTCCGGTGCGCCACGCCGCCTGACCCGGCGACGCCGGACAGGATTCGACACGAGCCCGCGCCGCCGAGGACACTCGGTGGCGCGGGCTCTTCGTTTGGACAGGATGACGGGACGGACAGGATGAAAACGAACCACTAGTGCGTGGTTGTATTCATCCTGTCCGTCCCGTCATCCTGTCCCGACGCCCGTGCAGCGCACGCTCCGCACTCTGGCCGCGGTCTTCGCGGTCGTCCTCGTGTCAGGCATCCTGTCCCTCGCGCCGCTCCCGGGGCGGCGCGGCTGCGTGGTGAGCGCGATCGCCACGACGCTCGGCGACGACGGGCCGAAGAGCCGCGGCACCGCGCCGCGGCCCACCGACGTCGACCCGCGGGTGACGTTCGACGCGCTGCTCGCGCCGGGCGACGACGCGACGCGATTCGACGCCCGCCGCGCGGTCGAGGTGGAGGCGTGGGTGACCGGCGTCCACGTCGGTGGGTGGGAGGGAGTGAACTGCTTCGCGCTCGACGCCGCGCACCGCGACACGCACATCGATCTCGCGCGCACGCCCGACGCGCCGGACACGGCGCGGGTGATCGCCGAGGTCACGCCACGGTGGCGCGACGCGATGCGCGCGCGCGGCGTCGACTGGTCCACCGAGTCGCTGCGTGCCGCGCTCGTCGGCCGCCGGGTGCGGGTGCGCGGGTGGCTCTACTTCGACGCGCATCATGCGACGGGGGCCATGCACGGCGATCCGGCGGACGTGCGGGGCGAGCGGAACTGGCGGGCGACGGCGTGGGAGATTCATCCGGCGACGGGGATCGAGGTGGTGCGGCCGTGAGGCGGGACGACTGACGGCGGGACGACTGACGGCGGGACGACTGACCGCGGGACGACGAACGGCGGGACGACGAACGGCGGGACGACGAACGGCGGGATGTCTGACGGCGGGACGGTCGACGGTCGGGGCGGGATGCGTTCAGCGGGATCCACGCTGCGTCGGATTGGTACGGCAGCGGTTTCAGCGCATAGCACCTTGGGCGAAGGGGGGGAGCCCCCCTGGCACCTAGGTACGCGCCGTTCAATCCCGCCCTCGACCATCTCGCAGTGGATCGTCCCGCAGTGGATCGTCCCGCAGTGGATCATCCCGCTGTGGATCGTCCCGCCGTCGATCGTCCCGCCGTCGATCGTCCCGCCGTCGATCGTCCCGCCGTCAGGTGTGAGGCGTCCCGCCGTCGATCGTCCCCCTCACCGCCGCCTCACCCCCCGCCCCGGATACGCCCCCGTCGCCCGCCCGCCGTCCCACACCGCCACCCCGTTCACCCACGTCGTCACGATCCCCTCCGACACCGCCCGCGGCGCCGCCGGCGTCGCGCGGTCGATCACCCGCGCCGTGTCCAGCAGCACGAGGTCCGCATACCGTCCCGGCGCGACCACGCCGCGCTCGCGGATCCCCACGTGCTCCGCGGCCGACGACGTCATCTTGCGGATCGCCTCCGCCCACGACACGACCCGCCGCTCGCGCACGTAGCGCCCCAGCACGCGCGTGAATGCGCCGTACCCCCGCGGATGGCGCCCCGCGAGCTCGCCGTCGGTGCAGACGTTCGCGTGCGGCCACGCGAGCAGCCGCGCCACGTCGTCCTCGCTCATGCTCGTGCCGATCACGCTCTCCGCGCCGCCCGAATCCGGATGCGCGCGCTCCCACGCCTCCGCCTCGTGGATGAGCGCCGCGAGCGTCGCGCCCGGCGCCGTGCCGCGAAGCGCCGAGATGTCGGCCAGCGTCTTTCCGACGTAGCTCGGCTCCGGCGCGAAGCGGCCTAACAACAGCCCCTCCGGCGCCGCCACCTCGCGCAGCGCGAACTCCTGCGCCGCCGCGTCGTCCACGTTGCGGTCGGGGAACAGCACGGTGAGCGTCGACTGCCAGTACGTGTACGGGTACACGTCCGCCGTCACGCGCACGCCGGCGGCGCGGGCGCGGTCGAGCGTGTCGAGCAGCGCGGGGGCCCGTCCCCACAGGCTCCGCATCGCGAGCTTCGCGTGCGACAGCTGCACCGGCATCCCCAGCCGGCCGATCGCGAGCAGCTCGGCCACCGCCGGCCAGAACGCGCGATCCTCGCTTCGCACGTGGCTGATGTACCGACCGCCCGACGATGCTGCGGTGCGGGCGAGCGCGAGGACCTCCTCCGGTCGCGAGTAGATCCCCGGGTCGTACTCGAGCCCCGTGGAGAGGCCTAACGCGCCGGCGGCGAGGTCGAGCCGCAACGCCGCCTCCATGCGCGCGAGCTCGGCCGGCGTCGCCGCGCGCTTGTAGTCGGCGCGCATCGCCTCCTCGCGCAGCGAGCCGTGCCCCGCGTACGTCGCGAAGTTGATCGCCGCCGGCGTCGAGTCGAGCCGCGCGAGGAAGCCCGCCACCGACGGCTCCGGCGACCCGCCGTCCTGACCCACGACGGCGGTCGTGATCCCCTGGCTCACCGCGGCGATCGCGTCGCGATGCGTGAACACGCCGCGGTCGTAGTGCGAGTGCGTGTCGATGAATCCCGGCGCGAGCACGAGTCCCGTCGCGTCCACGACGCGGTCGGTCGCGCGCGGCGTGAGGTCGCCGACGGCGTCGATCCGGTCGCGCACGATGCGCACGTCGGCGATCCGCGGCGGCGCGCCGGTGCCGTCGAGCAGCGTCGCTCGGCGAATCAGCGTGCCGCGCGCGGCGGGAGCTCGGCTCGGCCGCGTGCAGGCGAGTGCGGCGACCAGGAGCAGGAGGAAGGAGCGGAGTCGCATCGGGGGACCTTCCCGCGGCGTGCGCGCGCTGTCAATGCCGGCCGCGGCCGCGCGACGCGTTGCGACCACGCGGGGGCTGCGATATGGTGGCGCACCTCCGTCGGAGATCTGACATGCGCCGTCTCGTCCGCGCGCTGCCCGCCGCCGCGATCCTGCTCGCCGCTGCCCGCCCCGCGGCCGCGCCCACGCCGTCGCCGGCGCTGCTCGTGCTGTCGAAGGGCGACCACGTGCTGAGCATCGTCGATCCCGCGACGCGCGCCGTCGTCGCGCAGATGCCGTCGGGCCCCGACCCGCACGAGGTCGAGGCGTCCGCCGACGGCCGCATGGCGTACGTGACGAACTACGGCGGTGGTGGTGCGGGCGCGCTGAACACGATCACGCCGATCGACCTCGTGGCGCAGCGCACGCTGCCGACCATCGACCTCGGCGCGATGCGCGGGCCGCACGGGCTCGCGTTCGTCGGCGGGCAGCTCTGGTTCACCGCGGAGGGCGCCGACGCGGTCGGCAGCTACGATCCCGCGACGCGGCGCGTCGAGCGCGTGCTGGAGACGGGGCAGGAGGGGACGCACATGGTGTACGTCTCCGCCGACCGCTCGCGCCTCGTGACGACGAACGTGCGCGCCGGCACGCTCACCATCGCCGACCGGCGCGCGCCCGGCGAGTGGACGCAGACCGTCGTGCAGGCCGGCGGCGGCGTGGAGGGCTTCGACGTCACGCCCGACGGCCGCGAGGTGTGGGCGGCGAGCGCGCGCGACGGCACGATCGCGATCGTCGATCTCGCCGCGAAGCGCGTCGTGCAGACGCTCGACGCGCACGTGGACGGCGCGAACCGGCTGAAGATCACGCCGGACGGACGGCTCGCGCTCGTCTCCACGCTGCGCGGCCCCGACGTCACCGTGTTCGACGTCGCGGCGCGGCGCGAAGTGAAGCGCATCCCCGTCGGCCGCGGCGCTGCGGGCATCGTCATCCAGCCCGACGGCGCGCGCGCGTACGTCGCGTGCACGCCCGACGACTACGTCGCGGTGATCGACCTGAAGGCGCTCGCGGTGGCGGGGCGCGTCGTCGCCGGCCGACAGCCCGACGGGCTCGCGTGGGCGGTCAGGCGTTAGGCGCCCGTCAGATGCCGTTCGTGCTCGCGAGCCCGTGCTGCAGCATGCACGTCGGGATGAACCAGTGCAGGTAGCCCTGGATCTCCTTCACGATCTGGCTCCGGCGCGCCGCCGTCGTCTTCGGGTTGGCGGGCTCCGTCTGCCACGCGGGGACGAAGTTGAAGTGCTTCGACCACCGCGGGTACGGCAGCGGGACGTGGCGCGGGCTCGCCCCCATCCCCGGCGAGGCGCCGGCCGGCTGCGGGCCCTGGTTGTACCGGAACACCCGCGCGCTGCCGATGCCGGCGAGCGTGACGCCCTTTTGCGCGAGCACGAACGAGCCGTCGAAGTCGTACACGGCCCGCACGCGCTTCACGAGGTCCGGGCAGCTCGTCACGAACTTGTTCAGCTCACCGATGCCGTCGCTGTTGCACGCCAGCACGAGCGGCAGCGGCGTCGTGAGGCTCGGGAACAGCTCGCGGCTGATCTCCGTCAGGCACTGCTCGACGAACGCCTGGCTGGACGCGAACTCGCCCGCACCGCCGACGGCGATCGGCAGGATGACCGCGACGTTCTTCCCCGACCGCAGCACCTGCCGGCAGACCTGCATCCGGCCGATGAAGTAGTCGCCCACGCCCGTCTCCAGCAGCTTGTGCTCGCCCTGGAAGTCCTTCTCCTTCACGCTGTGCCGGAAGTAGATGAGAAACGCCTCCGGCACCTTGCCCTTCAGCGCCGCGACGCCGACGTAGCGCACCTTCGCGCCGGGACGCGCCTCGAACGCGAACGTGTCCATCGTCGCGTCGGGGCCCGCGCCGGGAAAGTCGAGCGGTCCGGTGCCGTCGACCGACGACGTGCTGGCGAGCAGCGGCAGGTTCACGTTGCCACGGTGCCGCCACGTCGGCGTCGGGAGCCGGAGCACCGCGGCGCCCGGATGGTGGCGCCAGAACGTCGCCGGGTCCATCGACCGCGTCGTCGAGTCCAACGGCGACGTGTCCGGCACGCTGACGGCTGGCTCCTTGCCCATGGTCGCGGCTCCGCGTGATGAGAGAATCGTTGCAGACACTCTCCATACGCCGAGCGTGCCGGCATCGCATCACGCGACGGCCGGTCGCCGTCAGTGGATGCCGTGCCTCCGGTCGCCGTCGGTACCCGTTAGGCCCCGCGCATCCGCGACGAGGACCGGCTCGCCGAGCACCGCCGGGTCGGGCCTCACACCGAGCCCCGGCTCGCGCGACGCCGCCATCCGACCGCGATCGCGACGCGGCGCGCCGTCGGCGATCGACGTGGTCACGTAGCTGTTGAAGTCGGTCGTCGAGAACAGCAGCGGTGCCGGCGTGGAATGCGCCAGGTGCGCGATCGCCGCCGTGACGATGTCGCCGCCCCACGTATCCTCGATCGTCATCGCGATGCCGAGCGCGACGCAGAGGTCGCGGATCTCTCGCGCACGCGTCAGGCCGCCGACCTTCGAGATCTTGAGGTTCACCACGTCCATCGCCTGATCGTGCGCGCCGCGCACCACCATCCCGATGTCGTCCATCACCTCGTCGAGGACGAATGGGCGGTCGGTGTGGCGACGCACGGCGAGGCATTCCTCGTAGGTGCGGCACGGCTGCTCGAGGTAGACGTCCACGTCGCGGACCGCGGCCGCGACGCGCAGCGCCGCGTGCTGTGTCCACCCGGTGTTCGCATCGGCGACGAGCACGTCGCCCGGCTCGAGCTCCGCCGCCGCGGCCCGGATCCGCGCGATGTCGGTGTCCGCGTCGCCGCCGACCTTGAGCTGGAACTTCGTGTACCCGTCCGCGCGGTACTCCGCGACGCGCCGCGCCATCACCTCCGGCGCCTCCTGCGAGATC
The window above is part of the Gemmatirosa kalamazoonensis genome. Proteins encoded here:
- a CDS encoding class I SAM-dependent DNA methyltransferase, whose translation is MPRAYDKSYFDKFYRASDTRVRSAAEVERMIRFVLFTADYVLGRPVRSVLDVGAGEGNWLPVLRKLRPRIHYQGVDPSAYAVRRFGARRNILLGGVGSLDQLPLRDGYDLVVANGVLNYLSPDALRDGLPQIVRRADGMLYLEIFTDTDDITGDTRFGQLESAAHYRTLLKRAGLVGLGMHCYLRRALEGRLAALERSM
- a CDS encoding DUF456 domain-containing protein; this translates as MGLLLLALVLLVSIVMIPLGLPGLWVMIAAAVGYNALTVGAIAGPIGWPTLVGTVALGIVSEILDFTLAARFARKYGGSRRAGWGAIVGGFLGAFAGIPIPIVGSVIGAFLGAFAGAFIAEMSNRGSGAGTATRVAWGALLGRAAGAALKVGFGLAIAAWLLLAAWV
- a CDS encoding saccharopine dehydrogenase family protein, translating into MLLIYGSPGYTGRLIVDEAVARGLRPVLAARNGDAVRAQAEPLGLAWRAAALDDAAALDRALDGATVVLHCAGPFAQTWKAMSDACLRRGAHYLDITGEILVFERLAARDAEARAAGVMLLPGVGFDVVPSDCLAAHLARRLPDATRLALAFRALGGMSRGTLLTTVANLGTPGAVRRGGRIVPVPPAWRTRRIDFGDGRVRDATTIPWGDVSTAWHSTGMPDVEVYMTMAPAVRRAMRWGRWMAPLLRSGVVRGALARRVRRGAPGPDAAARARGTSLLWGEAVATDGRRVEARLRGPEAYTLTARTAVHLAAKALGGDAPPGFHTPSRAYGADVILEIPGVERTDVV
- a CDS encoding DUF1906 domain-containing protein; protein product: MSPDPASTTGAADTTFTAVTSLPGTVEAAPAGVRGFDVDTPLTAAAAQAFRDRGYHFCVRYVGRTAMNPARDLSHREARTILDAGLALMIVQHVLNPGWLPSRALGAEYGANAARFTWQIGVPTGVSVWCDLEGVSDDATAFDVIQYCNAWHHAVRDAGYAPGLYVGDSPGLGATQLYRDLAFRHYWGAYNVNADQEPLPRGWQLKQRVGTSGTVAGITTETYDDDVTRVDMLGGRPFWLTSSLLG
- a CDS encoding N-acyl-D-amino-acid deacylase family protein encodes the protein MRLRSFLLLLVAALACTRPSRAPAARGTLIRRATLLDGTGAPPRIADVRIVRDRIDAVGDLTPRATDRVVDATGLVLAPGFIDTHSHYDRGVFTHRDAIAAVSQGITTAVVGQDGGSPEPSVAGFLARLDSTPAAINFATYAGHGSLREEAMRADYKRAATPAELARMEAALRLDLAAGALGLSTGLEYDPGIYSRPEEVLALARTAASSGGRYISHVRSEDRAFWPAVAELLAIGRLGMPVQLSHAKLAMRSLWGRAPALLDTLDRARAAGVRVTADVYPYTYWQSTLTVLFPDRNVDDAAAQEFALREVAAPEGLLLGRFAPEPSYVGKTLADISALRGTAPGATLAALIHEAEAWERAHPDSGGAESVIGTSMSEDDVARLLAWPHANVCTDGELAGRHPRGYGAFTRVLGRYVRERRVVSWAEAIRKMTSSAAEHVGIRERGVVAPGRYADLVLLDTARVIDRATPAAPRAVSEGIVTTWVNGVAVWDGGRATGAYPGRGVRRR
- a CDS encoding cytochrome D1 domain-containing protein, which gives rise to MRRLVRALPAAAILLAAARPAAAPTPSPALLVLSKGDHVLSIVDPATRAVVAQMPSGPDPHEVEASADGRMAYVTNYGGGGAGALNTITPIDLVAQRTLPTIDLGAMRGPHGLAFVGGQLWFTAEGADAVGSYDPATRRVERVLETGQEGTHMVYVSADRSRLVTTNVRAGTLTIADRRAPGEWTQTVVQAGGGVEGFDVTPDGREVWAASARDGTIAIVDLAAKRVVQTLDAHVDGANRLKITPDGRLALVSTLRGPDVTVFDVAARREVKRIPVGRGAAGIVIQPDGARAYVACTPDDYVAVIDLKALAVAGRVVAGRQPDGLAWAVRR
- a CDS encoding cis-3-hydroxy-L-proline dehydratase — encoded protein: MQITAIRAYQIDLPLHEGSYKWSGGNVVTVFDSTVVAIETDAGITGHGEVCPLGSAYLPSYPRGVRAGLAELAPQLLGANPLELGPLTRRMDAAMKGHPYVKSAIDMACWDVLGQASGLPVATLLGGHVGESVALYRAISQEAPEVMARRVAEYRADGYTKFQLKVGGDADTDIARIRAAAAELEPGDVLVADANTGWTQHAALRVAAAVRDVDVYLEQPCRTYEECLAVRRHTDRPFVLDEVMDDIGMVVRGAHDQAMDVVNLKISKVGGLTRAREIRDLCVALGIAMTIEDTWGGDIVTAAIAHLAHSTPAPLLFSTTDFNSYVTTSIADGAPRRDRGRMAASREPGLGVRPDPAVLGEPVLVADARGLTGTDGDRRHGIH